From the genome of Psychrilyobacter atlanticus DSM 19335, one region includes:
- the dapD gene encoding 2,3,4,5-tetrahydropyridine-2,6-dicarboxylate N-acetyltransferase, with protein MTKLNNAHEIIQYIKNSTKSTPVKAYINGELEGIDFLNCKVFGCQNSKTIFGEWSEVNEILTTNSNLISDSHVESDRRNSAIPMLDTRNIHARIEPGAVIRDMVEIGDNAVIMMGVVINIGSKIGAGTMIDLNVVMGGRATVGDNCHIGAGAVLAGVIEPPSADPVVIEDDVVVGANAVILEGIRVGKGAVVAAGAIVTKNVPAGVVVAGNPARIIKDKDEKTASKTEIMEDLRVIK; from the coding sequence ATGACAAAATTAAATAATGCCCATGAAATAATTCAATATATTAAAAATTCTACTAAATCTACCCCTGTAAAAGCCTATATCAATGGGGAATTAGAAGGAATAGATTTCCTAAACTGTAAAGTTTTTGGATGCCAAAATAGTAAAACAATCTTTGGAGAATGGAGTGAAGTCAATGAAATTTTAACTACTAACTCTAATTTAATCAGTGATTCTCATGTAGAAAGTGATAGAAGAAACTCAGCTATTCCAATGTTAGACACCAGAAATATCCATGCTAGAATCGAACCTGGAGCTGTCATCAGAGATATGGTAGAAATTGGAGATAATGCCGTTATCATGATGGGTGTTGTTATAAATATTGGTTCCAAAATCGGTGCCGGTACCATGATAGATCTAAATGTAGTAATGGGAGGAAGAGCCACAGTAGGAGATAACTGTCATATTGGTGCCGGTGCTGTCCTAGCTGGAGTAATCGAGCCACCTAGTGCTGATCCTGTTGTTATAGAAGACGATGTAGTTGTCGGTGCTAATGCAGTAATTTTAGAAGGTATCAGAGTCGGAAAAGGAGCCGTTGTAGCCGCTGGAGCAATCGTTACAAAGAACGTCCCTGCTGGTGTTGTAGTAGCTGGAAATCCTGCTAGAATAATCAAAGATAAAGATGAAAAAACTGCCAGTAAAACTGAAATTATGGAAGACCTGAGAGTTATCAAATAA
- the ruvC gene encoding crossover junction endodeoxyribonuclease RuvC, whose product MRVIGIDPGTAIVGFGVIDYIGSKYKVVDYGCIYTSKDLPMEKRISAIYDELDNILKKYSPTHMAVEDLFYFKNAKTVISVGQARGVIVLCGEKNNIPQVSFTPLQIKMGITGYGRAEKKQVQLMVQRILGLSEIPQPDDAADALAIAITHINSLNSGYILASKPNLSKVVGIKNGKITAAEYRNLLNKKD is encoded by the coding sequence ATGAGAGTAATTGGAATAGATCCCGGAACGGCAATTGTCGGTTTTGGAGTCATAGACTATATTGGAAGTAAATATAAAGTTGTAGATTATGGCTGTATATACACCTCCAAAGATCTTCCTATGGAAAAGAGGATTTCTGCTATCTACGACGAATTAGATAATATCTTAAAAAAATATTCTCCTACCCATATGGCTGTAGAGGATCTTTTTTATTTTAAAAATGCTAAAACAGTTATCTCTGTTGGACAGGCTAGAGGTGTCATAGTCCTCTGCGGGGAAAAAAATAATATTCCACAAGTATCATTTACTCCACTACAGATAAAGATGGGAATAACAGGATACGGCCGAGCTGAAAAAAAACAAGTTCAATTGATGGTTCAGAGGATTTTAGGACTTTCTGAAATTCCCCAGCCAGATGATGCTGCTGATGCTTTGGCTATTGCTATCACTCATATAAATTCATTGAATAGCGGATATATTTTAGCTTCTAAACCCAATCTTTCTAAGGTAGTTGGCATAAAAAACGGTAAAATAACTGCAGCAGAGTATCGAAATCTATTAAACAAAAAGGATTGA
- a CDS encoding sigma-70 family RNA polymerase sigma factor, which yields MNISNYLKEIGRYPLLTKDEEIEISKHILEGDIDAQDRLITANLRLVVSIAKKYTKLGIPIQDLIQEGNIGLMKAVEKFDYTMGKKFSTYATFWIKQSILRYISSNKGVIRYPVYIYDNLAKIKKYMTKYKSKYGCEPSLEDVAAKTELKVKDIKRYLKLNDVTFNSLDESYGETGDLHSMIADKNGYIEENLILESDREKLLKTLDVLGAKEREIIIHRFGLLNNEVLTLDILGKRLHLTRERIRQLQIRALNKLKIHLQYNN from the coding sequence ATGAATATTTCGAACTATTTAAAAGAAATAGGTCGCTATCCCCTCCTGACTAAAGATGAGGAAATTGAGATATCTAAGCACATATTAGAGGGGGATATAGATGCACAAGATCGGTTGATAACAGCTAATTTAAGATTAGTAGTGAGTATAGCTAAAAAATATACTAAGTTAGGAATTCCTATTCAAGATTTGATTCAAGAGGGAAATATAGGATTGATGAAAGCCGTTGAAAAATTTGACTATACCATGGGAAAAAAATTTTCTACCTATGCTACTTTTTGGATAAAACAAAGTATTTTGAGATATATATCCTCTAACAAGGGGGTTATCAGATATCCTGTATATATATATGACAATTTAGCTAAGATAAAAAAATATATGACAAAATATAAATCAAAATATGGATGTGAACCTAGTTTAGAAGATGTTGCAGCAAAAACAGAGTTGAAGGTAAAGGATATAAAAAGGTATCTGAAATTAAATGATGTGACTTTTAATTCCTTAGATGAATCCTATGGTGAAACCGGGGACCTTCACAGTATGATCGCAGATAAAAATGGTTATATAGAGGAGAATTTAATATTAGAAAGCGACAGGGAAAAATTATTAAAAACTTTGGATGTATTAGGAGCTAAGGAAAGAGAGATAATAATACATAGGTTTGGTTTGTTGAATAATGAAGTATTAACCTTGGACATATTGGGAAAAAGACTGCATCTAACCAGAGAAAGAATAAGACAGCTGCAGATTCGTGCCTTGAATAAACTAAAAATACATTTACAATATAATAATTAG
- a CDS encoding PhoH family protein, with protein MRKIYILDTNVLIHDPKAMTNFEDNDVVLPIYVIEEIDKLKKESGNRGASARVAARFIDDLRSKGCLAKGVEMDNDIFFRVETKGDTTELPNSLKRDIVDNRILAIALYIKNKDKDKKVVLVSKDINMRIKADAMEIHVEDYKSDKMDIEELYTGNMTIQVEEEFFKKYEKSGRIKYVDIMPEEPSDNCFVSLKNKEKTLFGRYNKKTKRVERMTFGDVSVWGVRGRNEEQNFALDLLMDEDIKVVTLVGKAGTGKTLLAVASGLELVVERSKYKKLFIARPIISMGKDLGYLPGSEKEKLKPWMQPIFDNIDFLASNKEEKAGEKVIAGLEALGLLKIEALSYIRGRSIPAGFLIIDEAQNLTPHEIKTIVTRAGENTKIVFTGDPYQIDNPYLDTESNGLTYLAERFRDVSISGHIILKKGERSELAELAATLL; from the coding sequence ATGAGAAAGATATATATACTGGACACAAACGTACTTATTCATGATCCTAAGGCTATGACGAACTTTGAAGACAATGATGTGGTTTTACCGATCTATGTGATAGAAGAGATAGATAAGTTAAAAAAAGAAAGTGGAAATAGAGGAGCCTCGGCTAGGGTAGCTGCCAGGTTTATAGATGATCTCCGTTCTAAGGGATGTTTAGCTAAAGGTGTAGAAATGGATAATGATATATTTTTTAGAGTAGAAACCAAAGGTGATACTACCGAGCTGCCAAACTCTTTAAAGAGGGATATAGTGGATAACCGGATCCTGGCAATAGCACTGTATATCAAGAATAAAGATAAGGATAAAAAAGTGGTGTTGGTCTCAAAAGATATCAATATGAGGATAAAAGCAGATGCCATGGAGATTCATGTAGAAGATTATAAGAGTGATAAGATGGATATAGAGGAACTTTATACCGGAAATATGACCATACAAGTAGAGGAAGAGTTCTTTAAAAAATATGAGAAATCCGGAAGGATTAAATATGTAGACATTATGCCGGAAGAACCTTCGGACAACTGTTTTGTGAGTTTAAAAAATAAGGAAAAAACTTTATTTGGTAGATATAACAAGAAGACAAAGAGGGTAGAAAGGATGACCTTTGGAGATGTCAGCGTTTGGGGAGTTCGAGGCAGAAATGAGGAGCAAAATTTTGCATTGGATCTTTTAATGGATGAGGATATCAAAGTGGTTACCTTAGTCGGAAAAGCAGGAACAGGGAAGACTTTATTAGCAGTAGCTTCAGGGTTGGAATTGGTTGTGGAAAGGAGTAAATATAAGAAATTATTTATAGCCAGACCGATAATTTCAATGGGAAAAGATTTGGGATATCTTCCAGGAAGTGAAAAAGAAAAGTTAAAACCATGGATGCAGCCTATTTTTGATAATATAGATTTCTTAGCAAGTAATAAGGAGGAAAAAGCTGGAGAAAAGGTAATAGCAGGATTAGAAGCTTTGGGATTATTAAAGATAGAAGCCCTGTCTTATATAAGGGGTAGAAGTATCCCGGCAGGATTTTTAATCATAGATGAGGCACAGAATTTAACACCTCATGAGATAAAAACTATAGTTACAAGGGCAGGAGAAAATACAAAGATAGTATTTACAGGTGATCCATATCAAATAGACAACCCGTATCTCGATACGGAAAGTAATGGACTTACTTATTTAGCTGAAAGATTTAGAGATGTCAGTATATCAGGACATATTATATTGAAAAAAGGTGAAAGATCAGAGTTAGCCGAATTGGCAGCTACATTACTATAG
- the dapF gene encoding diaminopimelate epimerase, with protein MIKFEKYHGLGNDFIIFNYKDLMAKNIKKESFSDLAVKVCDRHTGIGADGMMVLVEKEESCQMIFINSDGSIVSMCGNGIRCFSNYIYNNKILDGTTYKVETLAGLLSLDISPDENFNVKVDMGKPLLAPKFIPMDTSKEKFINEDIAVNGEVYKVSAILMGVPHAVIFVDDLEKVDLVGVGKAIENNPLFPEKTNVNFVQILDVDEIIVDTWERGAGHTLACGTGSCASVVVGELLGYLSSKVIVHLTLGDLTIEVKDEIYMTGPSELIAKGKYRYN; from the coding sequence ATGATTAAATTTGAAAAATACCATGGTTTAGGAAATGATTTTATAATTTTTAACTATAAAGATTTGATGGCAAAAAATATAAAGAAAGAAAGTTTTTCTGATCTGGCTGTTAAAGTCTGTGACAGACACACTGGAATTGGTGCCGATGGTATGATGGTTTTGGTTGAAAAAGAAGAGTCGTGCCAAATGATATTTATTAATTCTGATGGAAGTATCGTATCTATGTGTGGGAATGGTATCAGATGTTTTTCTAACTATATCTACAACAATAAAATCTTAGATGGAACTACCTACAAGGTGGAGACCCTGGCTGGATTACTCAGTCTGGATATCTCTCCAGATGAAAATTTCAATGTAAAAGTTGATATGGGAAAACCACTTTTAGCTCCTAAATTTATCCCTATGGATACCTCTAAAGAAAAATTCATCAACGAAGATATCGCTGTTAATGGAGAAGTTTATAAAGTGTCCGCAATTCTTATGGGTGTTCCCCATGCTGTAATTTTTGTAGATGATTTAGAAAAGGTCGATTTGGTAGGAGTTGGAAAAGCTATTGAAAACAACCCACTTTTCCCTGAAAAAACCAATGTTAATTTTGTACAAATTTTAGATGTAGATGAAATTATTGTGGATACTTGGGAACGGGGAGCGGGACATACCCTGGCCTGTGGAACAGGATCTTGTGCCAGTGTAGTTGTAGGTGAACTACTTGGATACTTGAGTTCTAAAGTTATTGTTCATCTGACTTTAGGAGATCTGACTATCGAAGTAAAAGATGAGATCTACATGACTGGTCCAAGTGAATTAATAGCAAAAGGAAAGTATAGATATAATTAA
- a CDS encoding pyridoxal phosphate-dependent aminotransferase, whose protein sequence is MNINPKVINKEISLIRQISIKSREYEDVINLTVGEPDLPIPAKIIEETTIYMKNNRMGYPMLGGSLEIREEIVNFYNTKYGSSYNTDEVIVTAGATEAISTTLRALLNEGDEVLIPLPFYPGYLPNIDLNGGKSVFIDTTSDELQLTVETLKKHLTPKTKALILNYPNNPSGVILSQKNLDEIMDFLKDKDIYIISDEIYSEIVFNDDFISVGKYDFLKGKVILINGFSKSHSMTGWRLGYILTSKELRDQLIKVHQYTITAPSIVSEYGGYIALSKCSDMSSYTMEYKKRCEYVYNRLNSMGIVTLQPKGSFYIFGSLDNFNITSSLDFALDLLENKHVAVVPGIAFGVEGYFRISCTKPVETLKIALDKIEDHIKNYKL, encoded by the coding sequence ATGAACATAAATCCTAAAGTAATAAATAAAGAGATCTCCCTTATCAGACAAATCTCTATAAAGAGCAGGGAGTATGAAGATGTTATCAATCTTACTGTTGGGGAACCTGACCTGCCTATCCCTGCTAAAATAATCGAAGAAACTACTATATATATGAAGAATAATCGGATGGGATACCCTATGTTAGGAGGATCTCTCGAAATAAGAGAAGAAATAGTAAATTTTTATAATACTAAGTATGGCTCCTCCTACAATACAGATGAAGTTATCGTCACAGCAGGTGCTACAGAGGCTATCTCTACTACTTTGAGAGCCCTCTTAAATGAAGGGGATGAAGTCTTGATTCCCTTGCCATTTTATCCTGGATATCTTCCAAATATAGATTTAAATGGTGGTAAATCAGTATTTATCGATACTACTTCCGATGAATTACAGCTCACAGTGGAAACATTAAAAAAACATCTTACTCCTAAAACCAAGGCTCTTATCTTAAACTATCCCAACAATCCATCGGGAGTTATTTTATCTCAAAAAAACTTAGATGAAATCATGGATTTTTTAAAGGATAAAGATATATATATTATCTCCGATGAGATATATAGTGAAATTGTTTTTAATGACGATTTTATATCTGTAGGAAAGTATGATTTTCTTAAGGGCAAAGTAATATTGATCAATGGATTTTCAAAATCTCACTCTATGACTGGGTGGCGTTTGGGATACATTTTAACCTCTAAAGAACTGAGAGATCAGCTGATAAAGGTCCATCAATATACCATCACAGCTCCTTCTATCGTTTCAGAATATGGGGGATATATCGCACTTTCTAAGTGTTCAGACATGTCCTCTTATACAATGGAATACAAAAAAAGATGTGAATATGTATATAACCGACTAAACTCCATGGGGATAGTAACCCTTCAGCCTAAGGGATCATTTTACATCTTTGGTTCTTTAGATAACTTCAATATAACTTCATCTTTGGATTTTGCCTTAGACCTGCTTGAAAACAAACATGTGGCTGTAGTTCCTGGAATAGCCTTTGGTGTAGAAGGGTATTTTAGAATTTCTTGCACCAAACCTGTAGAAACGTTAAAAATAGCTTTGGATAAGATAGAAGATCATATCAAAAACTATAAATTATAA